GTAAAGAATTCTTTCCATTTAAAAAGAAGCGTACTTTTGATTTATTAGTGTATTGCGAAGATACAAAATTTGTCATATATGTAGATGACTGCCCGGTTGGAGTTTATGATCATAAAATAAGTTGTAAAactattgataaaatttctataaatggtgatataatattacatGGAGTTcatttgaaataattattaaataattattcctattatttttttgatctccttaacaaaaaatataatgattatGGTTTCAAggtatcttttattattttacttgtaatttttgaaaaacattttatcaatcaaaaactttattatgaTAAGACAATGATTggaatgaaaaaatttttttataatataacaacaatttttttttaaatttttatttcataaatttaatgatgctttcttttatctttttttttttctaattatctaaaaatagataatattataaaataaaaataaagctCTTCATTGAAATAGATGTTTTTGACGAATAATGtgtaatttatttactttttaaaattatttattaagatGTAAATGTAAGTAAAGTTtaagttatttatattacttttttacaCACAGATGTTATAGCttaagtattttatttttgttgtaattttaaaattttaaaaaagaatgtcCTCTTTTTATCATGTTATTCTTAagattttaacttttatgtTTATACTATGCATATGCATAtgcttcaaaaaaaaatataaaattatgataattttttaacataaaaaaaatgttcttaaaaaaattgaataatcTAAAAGAGATGACGAAATTCagttttaaagaaaaaaaaagcataCTTAcagtaatttatatattaaactaaatatatgaaaatttgTATTGAAAATTACTAATgtactattttaaaaactcttgatggtattaaattatattttatatagttaattaaatttaaagcacatcaagtaatatatatgataaattgtATTACTATTCAGCTTCTAAATTCTTGTTTTAATGTagctaaatttttatgataaaagttTACCGTTTAAGATATGAAAACCTTATTTTCAAGGTTTATGTTCGCCATTCTGTGACGAATTCTTGAAAAATAGTCTAAttattgaataaaataaaattgtttctttataaaacattaattaatatatcaattagattttttataaaatatttaatttacatttataaaactttatacatatatatttattaaaataaattttttttctttttgatgacatttttatctatgtatataataaaaattgtaaaataatcccatgatgtagaaaaaaacaaactttaACTACGAATATTGTTTCTTTATTTCTTAGTCaactttatattataatgcctatttttttttttattttctattattatgTGGTAGAAAAATGCATtcttttatgttaaaatataacttaaaaaaagtttaaccactatttttatcaacaaaattaaaattaaacgttcttcaaatataattataacttCATTGATTATGGCTAATTAATAGCTTAAGCAATAAAccctactttttttttaatattatattagaatttttttatttatagcttagaatatattaatatttaaacatttatatcaAGTAAATAGCCATAGATAATACCATTTTTAATcgttatattattatctattcttttattaaattattcaatttttagtattataaaaaaaagtatcatTCAAGTCAAATttcatttgttttattttatcagtCAAAAATGTCCTTTGAATGTTACGGAAAAACACGATTGTTAGTaagtaatttaatatattaactaattaaaaaaaataatttttatagattcTTATTCTTTGCACATTATGTTGTTCTTCAATCTTATCAAATATGaatacatataattttaccaaaatttgcaaagataaaaattcacgtggtgtaataataaatggtCCAAGTAAATATACAGATACAGAAAAAGCATTTTTTCAAAGTGCTGTTGCTATTGGAGCATTACTAGCATCTTTTccatttacaatattatttgaaaaatttccCCCAAAAACTGTTTTTACATTTTCTGGAATACTTTCTTTTATAGCAACAGCCTGTGCTCCAACAGCACATAACagttcatttatttattttacaattgtAAGAATATGCCAAGGAATGTCATTTGGATGTACCTTTCTTATGATTGGAAATGTTGTTCATAATTGGGCaagtttaaaagaaaatggaATTTTTATTGCAATCCTAACGGCATGTACACAATTATCAAATGTTTTTACAATGCCAGTTAGTGGTGCAATTTGTGATTCAACTTATGGATGGCCAATGGTTTATTATGTTCATGCAGCAGTTTgtattttcttatttataacattttccATATTTTTTACAGACTCCCCTGAAGAACATAATTTTGTTGGTATAGATGAATTAATGAAAATCcaagataataaaatgacTATAGAAACAACAGCTAAAACTCCATACTTGGagatattaaaagataaaactGTTTGGGGAATTTGGATAGCAGCATTTGCGGATTTACTAGCAGTCCAATTAGTATCCATGAGTTTCCCAACATATATGGATAAAACACTAAAATATGATGTTAAAAATACTGGACTTAAAAATGGACTtgcaatattttttcaatttttagttaaaatagcTTCAGGTTTAGGAAGTGATAAATGGGTGTCAAAAGGTGAACTTTTTAAGGTTAGATTTTTTGATTCTTTAGCATTAGGAGTTTCTGGattcttatttatttttattggatATATACCAATTGACTGGAAACTTGTTACATTAATATATTCAATTGTCAATGTATGTATTCTTGGATGCAATGCTGCagcttttaataaatgtgcAACATTATATTCTAGACAATTTAGTAGATTTGTTGTTGGTCATATAATGACTTTATG
This Strongyloides ratti genome assembly S_ratti_ED321, chromosome : 2 DNA region includes the following protein-coding sequences:
- a CDS encoding Major facilitator superfamily and Major facilitator superfamily domain, general substrate transporter-containing protein, whose protein sequence is MSFECYGKTRLLILILCTLCCSSILSNMNTYNFTKICKDKNSRGVIINGPSKYTDTEKAFFQSAVAIGALLASFPFTILFEKFPPKTVFTFSGILSFIATACAPTAHNSSFIYFTIVRICQGMSFGCTFLMIGNVVHNWASLKENGIFIAILTACTQLSNVFTMPVSGAICDSTYGWPMVYYVHAAVCIFLFITFSIFFTDSPEEHNFVGIDELMKIQDNKMTIETTAKTPYLEILKDKTVWGIWIAAFADLLAVQLVSMSFPTYMDKTLKYDVKNTGLKNGLAIFFQFLVKIASGLGSDKWVSKGELFKVRFFDSLALGVSGFLFIFIGYIPIDWKLVTLIYSIVNVCILGCNAAAFNKCATLYSRQFSRFVVGHIMTLWAITILIEPFVVALFNHENTLNEWRYVFWFHAVLLIVANFIFCYWAKTDPASWTINKSLPLRQQSEENDETRELEKEKKAEETMLTKDNECTEVK